In a genomic window of Roseimicrobium gellanilyticum:
- a CDS encoding isocitrate/isopropylmalate family dehydrogenase produces MLPGEGIGPQVTRAALQVLEAVSAVTGIRSEVTTGGDIGCDAEKTGGNPLPEDVVAFCRDVFERSGAILNGPGGSRYVYDLRRQFDLFFKISPIQAHCGLADASPLKTDLLQGLDLLIARENISGLYQGLGDSIIDSDGALITRHAFTYRESEVMRFLNAAARLAATRRGILTVVFKQHGVPTISAMWQKCAQEVARIQGVLCKMVDIDLMAYQLISQPSEFDVIAAPNMFGDVLADLAAALLGSRAMSFSGNFTPLGHGVYQTNHGAAYDLADTDDASPVGQILSLAMMLRHSFGLEAEASAIEQGVQQVWRDGWRTREVMAEGAKLAGTRKMTELITEAAANAAERAQ; encoded by the coding sequence GTGTTGCCAGGTGAAGGTATCGGCCCGCAGGTCACGCGCGCGGCATTGCAGGTGCTGGAGGCCGTGAGCGCCGTCACCGGCATCCGGTCGGAAGTGACCACAGGCGGCGACATCGGGTGCGATGCGGAGAAGACCGGTGGCAATCCACTGCCGGAAGACGTGGTGGCATTTTGCCGGGATGTTTTCGAGCGCTCAGGCGCCATTCTCAATGGCCCCGGCGGCAGCAGGTATGTGTACGACTTGCGCCGCCAGTTTGATTTGTTTTTCAAAATCAGTCCCATTCAGGCCCATTGTGGTCTGGCGGATGCATCCCCACTGAAGACGGACCTGCTGCAAGGGCTCGACTTGCTGATTGCGCGGGAGAACATCTCCGGTCTGTATCAGGGACTGGGTGACTCGATCATCGATAGCGATGGCGCTCTCATCACGCGGCACGCATTCACCTATCGCGAATCCGAGGTGATGCGGTTCCTCAACGCGGCGGCGCGACTCGCAGCCACGCGCCGGGGCATTCTCACCGTGGTATTCAAACAACACGGCGTGCCCACCATCAGCGCGATGTGGCAGAAGTGCGCCCAAGAGGTCGCCAGAATCCAGGGTGTGCTCTGCAAGATGGTGGACATCGACCTGATGGCCTATCAGTTGATCAGCCAGCCCTCGGAGTTCGACGTCATCGCGGCTCCCAACATGTTCGGCGATGTGCTTGCGGATCTCGCCGCCGCGCTGCTGGGTTCGCGGGCGATGTCCTTTTCAGGGAACTTCACTCCGCTGGGTCATGGGGTGTACCAGACGAACCACGGTGCGGCCTATGACCTTGCGGACACGGACGACGCAAGCCCTGTCGGCCAGATTCTTTCCCTCGCCATGATGTTGCGACACAGCTTCGGCCTGGAGGCAGAGGCCAGCGCCATCGAGCAGGGAGTCCAGCAAGTCTGGCGTGATGGATGGCGCACGCGGGAAGTGATGGCAGAAGGCGCGAAGCTGGCCGGTACGCGAAAGATGACGGAGCTCATCACTGAAGCTGCCGCGAATGCTGCGGAGAGGGCCCAGTAG
- a CDS encoding glutathione S-transferase family protein — MSASLTLYDLPHSPYCLPIKRILQAYEVPFEIVDVPNWDRRAVIEASGGQYYQVPMLVHEGRAIYESSAESNDVARYVDKTFAGSTLFPGTLAGLHDILIAYLDDEVEGATFRCTDVFYVPSIEDPVGRMMTLRHKERKFGRGCIDQWRASLAELRAGSAKHFARFDAMLQHQPFLLGSSPVFADFLLYGILTNYTWKGWNELPPDMPTLRLWLERMRGWRA, encoded by the coding sequence ATGAGCGCGAGCCTGACCCTCTACGACCTGCCTCACAGCCCCTACTGCCTGCCCATCAAGCGCATCCTGCAGGCGTATGAGGTGCCCTTCGAGATCGTAGACGTGCCGAACTGGGACCGCCGTGCGGTCATCGAGGCGAGCGGTGGGCAGTACTATCAGGTGCCGATGCTGGTACACGAGGGCAGGGCCATCTACGAAAGCAGTGCCGAGAGCAATGATGTGGCGCGCTATGTCGACAAGACCTTCGCGGGCAGCACCCTCTTTCCCGGGACTCTTGCAGGACTGCACGACATCCTCATCGCGTATCTCGATGATGAAGTGGAGGGCGCGACCTTTCGCTGCACGGATGTCTTTTACGTGCCCTCCATTGAAGACCCCGTGGGCCGCATGATGACCTTGCGCCACAAGGAGCGCAAATTCGGTCGCGGCTGCATCGACCAATGGCGGGCCTCCCTGGCAGAGCTGCGTGCAGGGTCCGCGAAACATTTCGCCCGCTTCGATGCCATGCTGCAGCATCAGCCGTTTCTCCTGGGCAGCTCTCCCGTGTTTGCAGACTTCCTGCTCTACGGCATCCTCACCAACTACACGTGGAAGGGTTGGAATGAACTTCCCCCGGACATGCCCACACTCAGGCTGTGGCTGGAGCGCATGCGCGGGTGGAGGGCCTGA
- the lexA gene encoding transcriptional repressor LexA, whose product MLTERQQELVGFLRTYQRTHGVMPSTRDIQQHFGFASQTAAMSHLKALERKGAIRRLAGKARAVVFPEDMERDTVDIPFYGLIPAGFTADNPQFADGKLSMDLGTMGLRPTSKPFALKVRGDSMIGAHICHGDFVILEQKEPKPRDIVAALMDGETTLKRYLIDKGRPFLRAENPAYPDLVPVRELSIQGVMVGLFRPNPNAA is encoded by the coding sequence ATGCTTACCGAACGTCAACAGGAACTTGTCGGATTCTTACGCACCTACCAGCGTACGCACGGTGTGATGCCCAGCACAAGGGACATCCAGCAGCACTTCGGATTCGCCAGCCAGACGGCGGCGATGAGCCACCTGAAAGCCCTGGAACGCAAGGGCGCCATCCGTCGCCTGGCCGGCAAGGCACGCGCCGTGGTCTTCCCGGAAGACATGGAGCGCGATACGGTGGACATCCCCTTCTACGGCCTCATCCCTGCGGGTTTCACCGCAGACAATCCCCAGTTCGCCGACGGCAAGCTGAGCATGGACCTGGGAACGATGGGTCTGCGCCCGACCTCGAAACCTTTTGCCCTGAAAGTGCGCGGCGACTCGATGATTGGCGCCCACATCTGCCACGGTGACTTCGTCATCCTGGAGCAGAAAGAGCCCAAGCCTCGCGACATCGTGGCCGCCCTCATGGACGGAGAGACGACGCTGAAGCGCTACCTCATCGACAAGGGCCGCCCCTTCCTGCGTGCTGAGAATCCGGCGTACCCGGACCTCGTCCCCGTTCGCGAATTGTCCATTCAGGGTGTCATGGTGGGACTCTTCCGTCCCAATCCGAACGCCGCCTGA